GTGGCCGACAGTGCCGCACTGCAGTCATTGCCTGCGGTGCTGCCACCGCTGCCGCCTCGCACTACCGCACGGCGCTACCGCGTGTCGCTACCGCCACGCGATAGTGCGTTGCGGCATCATCGGAAGAGCCCAGGATCGGAAACACACCCAGGAGGCGTCTTCCCCATGGCCTTGACCCAGGATGTGCTCAGCCGAGTCATCACCTTTGCTAACGGCAAGGGCGGCGTCGGCAAGACCACAACGTCCACGAACTTCGCCGGCCTGTGCTCTGCCGCCGGCTGGCGCACCTTGTTCATCGAGTTTGATCCGCAGGGCGACGCCGGCGACGACCTCGGCTACAAGCGCAGCGAGGAGAACGACCAGGGCGCGCACATGCTGGAGGTCCTCGACGCTCACAAGCCACTCCAGCCAGTGATCCGCGACGTGCGGCCGAACCTTGACGTCATCCCGATGGGTCGGGAAGCGCTCAAGCACATCGTGGAGATCGTCGAAGGCAAGGAGCGTCGGGGGACCGAGTTCCGGCTGATGCTGGCCGAAGCGCTCGCGCCCATCGCCAAGGACTACGACCTGATCGTCATCGACACTCCGCCGGCCACCGGGACCTCGCCGGCGATCCTGCAGCTCGTGCTCGGCGCCTCGCGGTGGGTGATCATTCCGACGAAGAGCGACAGGTCGAGCATCGGAAACGTTCGCGAACTGGCCGCCGAGATGGAGGCGGTGCGCCACGCCAACCCCCACATCGAGGTGCTCGGCGTCGTTCCGTTTGACTTCGATCGGCAGGCGACCCGCATCCTGCGCAACGCCGTGGAGGACATCGAGGCCGTGCTGGACGGTGCCGCGTCGCTGTTCACGGATGAGGCCGGCGAGGTCATCACCATTCGTCACTCCAGCGCAGCGATCGACGCGCGCACCGCGGGCAAGTTGGTGCATGAGCTCGCAGAGATCGCAACGGAGGAAGAGGCCGGCGAGCCCTGGTGGAAGGCTCTTCAGGAGGGGCGCAGGCCGGAGCGCATCCCGGGGAGTGTGGGAGCGCTCGCCGATGACCACCTGCTGTTGACCAACGCGATCATCACCCGGATCGGCCGATTCGAGGAGTCGATGGATCAGGAGGTCAGCGCGTGAACCGCCGTGAGCCGATGGCACCGATCCAGGGACTGAAGAAGCCGACGCTGCCTCCGCCCACGCCGCGACCCCGGACTCTCGCCTCGGTGCCGTCTCCGACGCCGGACCCCGCGGAGCCGCTGGCCGAGGAGAGCGCCACCGCCGAGGAGGGCACGGCTGCGGGCACGCCGGCCCAGCGTTCCGAGCCGCCGGAGAACATCGAGGGGCAGAAGGCACCAAGGCCCAGGAGATCCCGCGCGGAGAAGACCTCGACAGCGGCGCGAACCTCCGGCGCCAGCGCGAGCGCGGACACCATGAAGCCGGTGTCGGTCTCGGTGCCGTTCACGCTGGCCGAGGCCTGGCGCGACCGCGCCAAGAAGGATCGGGCATCGCAGGTCGACGTGCTGCTCGACGCGATCGTGGCTCATCAAGGCGAGTTGGATGAGCTCGTCGCAGCATCGACGGAGAAGCCGACGATGAGTGATGGGTTGTTCGACCGCGGCCCGGGCACAAAGGGGGAGCGGTACGTCGGTGTCTCGCTGCGGATCAAGGCTCGAAACCTTGACGTGATCGACCGGCTCGCCGAGAAGCACGGTCCGGTGAAGCGGTCGCCGTTCGTGGCGGCGGTCCTCACGGCGTACCTGGCCTGAACCAAGAGTCCGACGAGGGGAGTGTTGGTGGCGACTCGAGTCGAGCCGGCTGTTCGCGGAGTCCACGTGCGGCGACCGTTGGGCAGGCCGTGTCCGGCATGCGGGTCAACCAGCACCTGGGTTGAGATACGACGCGAGGGCGATCGCAGCGGTTCGGGACAGGTACGGGAGTGGCCGTACGCCGTGTGCCAGGCATGTGGGCATGCCGAGCGGGGCCGCCGGACCGACCCCTTGAAGCCGCCGGCGCCAACAAGCGCAGGGCGGCCGGCACGATCGCCGGAGGCATCGCCGCCCGAAGAGGCCACAGCCGCGCCCGCTGACCTCAGCGGCCACAGGCCCAGGCCGCCCCGCCCGAAGGCATCTGACGAACGGGTCGAGGAGTTGCTCGCGGCCGCGGGCTACAACCGGGCGATCACGCCGGCGGTCCTCGAGAACCATCGTCGGTTCGCGACGCATGCCGGAAAGCCCGGCCTTCCCCGGTGGAAGGCAGCGGTCGCACTGCTCAACGGCGCGATGGGGGCCGATGAGGTCCCGCACGTGCGGGAGATCTATGCCGAGGAGAAGCAGCGCAGGGAAAAGCAGAAGGCCCGCGCTGCGCAGCGTCGCAGGCAGGCCGGAGAGCTGGCCGACGAACACGCCGAGGCAGCCCGGGAGCACGTCGCGAGAGTCTGGGCTGAAACGGGGGAGGGGCCGACCTGGCGTCAGCTGGCCGACGCGCTCGGCGTCCACGGACCGCTGGCGTCGGCGACGATCGAGACCCTGCACCGCCGCGGCGCGCTCACCTCGACCAAGGAGCCTCGCTCACTGCGGGCTACACCGGACTGGACGCCGCCACCGGCGTAGGTCCCCAACACCAGCCGCATAGATCCGTATAGTTCGGGCCAAGTTATACGGACCTATACCTGAGGTGGGGACGATGGAGCCGAGCCCATACGCGCCCGGGTCGCTGCCGGAATACCTGGCTGGCCGCGGCCGCGAGCGGGACCTGATCCGCAACAAGGTCTCCCGGCTGAGCATGCTTGGCCGATCCGGAGGGCCACTGCTGGCGTTTCACGCCCCGCGGGGTCTGGGGAAGACGTCGTTGCTGCGGATGGCCCAGCGGGACGCGATCGCTGAGGGGTTCCTCACTGCTTGGGTCACCGGCCGTGATGATCGACCGATGTCACCTGACCTGGCGCAGGCGCTCAGCGTCGCGGTCAAGGAACGATCCTTCGGAGAGCGGTCGAAGGCTCTGTTGCACCGACTTGACCAGATCCAGGTCGAGTTCGGGATCCCGGGTATGAAGGTCGGCGCAACCCTGTCTGCCGACGACGACAAGGTGCCACCCGGCGCAGCGATACTCGAGGAGCTCCTGGAGGACGCGGGCAGGTTCGCTCGCAACCATGAGGCCAAGGGGCTCGTCGTCTTCGTCGACGAGTTCCAGGAAGCCCAGCTGGGGGACCGGAAGAGCCTGCTGATCGGGCTCCAGCACTTCGACGGAGCTCCCGATGCGACACCTGTCGCGATCATCGCCGCGGGGCTGCCCTCGCTGCCACCCGCGGTGACCGAGGCCGCAACGTTCGGTGAGCGGTCCCGGTTCGTCGAGCTGGGATTGTTGAGCGACGTTGCCGTGGCCGAGGCGATCCGGGTGCCAGCCGAACACCACCAGGTCGCCTGGTCCGACGAAGCGATCATGGCGGCGATCGAGTTGGCGGCCGGCTATCCGCACAAGGTCCAGTTGATCGGTGATGCGACGTGGGAGGTGGCACGGCCCACGGCGGGGAGCACGATCACGATCGGCCATGTCCGGCGCGCTGAGGAGGAGATCGAGGACCGCATGAGGGGTCTGTTCCGCACACGTCTGGACCGTGCCACGCCGGAGCAGCGACGGTTCCTGGCCGCCATGGCCGCGCTGGGGGACCGTCCGGTGGAGAGGGCGAGGATCGCTGCGGAGCTCGGTGTGCCAACCACGGCGGTGAGTCGTCCACGTCAGCAGCTCATCGACCGCGGCTACATCGAGGCCGCCGGCCACGGGCGGCTTCGCTTCACGATCCCCGGTTTCGCGGCGTATGTCCGCGACAACGGGTGACTCGCCGACACTTCGGATGTCTGCCCGGCGCGTGTTGACAGTTCGGCCGGTCCCCACTGGCCACGAGGCCCGGTGACAGAAGTGGCGTGACTGTAACGCCCGAGCCGCACCGCTGACAGACGCGCATCCTGTTTGGCTAGCCGGCCGCCTGCCGTGGGTCCTGCTCGAGGAGGTTGCCTTGCCGTTCCAGGAAGGCGGCGTCGCGCGCGGCAGCACCGTCCGGAAGCAGCGCCGCCTGCTCGACGTCGGGTCTGGTGGGTCGCTGGTCGACGCCGGGGGTGCCGAATCGTTGGGCGGTTAGGCCATAGCGCAGGCGGTGGCGATCCCACGCGGCGACCGAGGCTCCGCGTTCGGCGGGGGATAGGTCCTTGAACCGCTGCTTGCGTTCGAGGCTGCGAGTGACGAGGTCGTCCGCTGGGACGGTGCGCAGCCAGGTCTGGTAGGTCTCGAGCTCGTCGATGCCGGCCCGGATGCGTCGTTCGGCGAGACGGGCCTTGAGCGCGGCTTGGTCGGTGATGGACATCTGGTCGAACTCGAGCCGCTTCGTCTCGGCGCGATCGGCGCGTGCGGCGGGAGAGAGGTTGTCCCACCACGCCTTCTCCCGAGCCTTGGCGGCCTTGATCGCCCTTGCCCGGCCCGCACTCCAGCTCGAAGTGGTGCCGGCGCGGTAGGCAGCTCGTTCAGCCTCGATCGTCTCCAGCTGACGGGCGTACGCTGCGGACGCGTCCTGCTCGACCTGGACTGAACGGGGCCTGGTGGCCGCTTTCCACCGCCCGTGTTCGTCGACGCGCACCATCCCTGCCTTGCTCAGCGCGACCAGTGCAGCCTTGGCGGTGGATCTCTGTGACTTCGAGGGCTCATCGGTGGCTGCCTCCACCAGTCCGGCCTTCACAACCAGGTCACCCAGGTCCATCGCGGTGGTGGCGGTCAGGAGCGTGCGCCAGAGGCTGTGGCTTGCCCTTGGTAGGAGGAGCCAGAGCCCGCGGGCGGCCGGGGGTGGGTCAAGAACAGGTGGGGGGATTTGCCGTCCCTCCCTGCTCGGAGCGGCGTTGATTTCGAACTCGTAGCTTGTGGAGTCCCGCTCGACGAGGGACAGGCAGTCGGTGTGGAGGGTTCCGATCCGGCCATTGAGGCGGGCCAGGGCCGCGCGGATGGTCTTGCGGTCGCCCAGGCCGCAGTCGAGCTGCAGATCCCGCTCAGGGCAGGGGACGCGGAGGGTCCCTGCGCGCAGCGCCCGGTCCAGCAGCTGATGGCCCACCAGCAGCAACGTTGCCCGCCGTCTAGCGGGCACGGTCCACATGAGGCGTTCGAGGTCCTGGCGGGCGGCCGCGACCGCGTCGACGACATTGGCCGGGGGAATCTCGACCGGTCGAGGCTTGGTGTCCGTGGTGGTGGTGAACATTTCGGCAGTCCGGACGGACTCGTTCCACACGTAGGCGATCCACCACGAGTAGCCCTGGTGCTTAGCCTTGGTCATCGCAGTCGGGTGCGACTCACGGATGATCCGCCACGCGGTCTCGGGGTTGCCGATCGCCCACACCAGTTCGCGGGTGCATGCCGCCTCGACCAGGGACCGGTCGACCGCGACCGCATGCCGGGTCTTGGTCGAGCCGGCCGCCCACGACCCGGGCGGGACCTCGCCGGTCAGCAGGTACTGCCGCCACTCGGCGCGCAGTTGGCGCTTCCACCGCTGCAGCGCCAGCGGGATCACCAATCCCGAACCGGTGTCCGGGGCGGCCTTCTGATCGTACTTTGGCTTGATCTTGACGCGGGGACGCAGCGGGGAGGGTGCCGGCCGACCCGGAAGGACCCGCTTCAGTCCACGCAATGCCTCGCGAAGATCTCCCTTGGGGCTGGTGACCGCGCCGTGGCGGTGTGGGGAGGAGAGGGGGCGTACGGCGTCGCGAAGGTCGAGCTCGTGGCGGGGAACCTTCACGTCGACGGCCAGGGCGATCAGGAAGTCGCTGACCTCGGCCGCCAACCCGGCCCGCGCAGCCACCGGGGCGTAGCGGAAGTCGGGGTGCGCGAAGAAGAGGTGCCACCGGCCCTTCGCGCCGCCCGAGGGACGTTCCAGCACCCAGCAGTCCCGCCGGCGCAGCCAGTCGGTGATCTCGGCGGCGAGGAAGTCACCAAGCGGGCCGGGCACGTCGACGTCGACGACGCCGGCGCCGTCGCGGAGGTGACCGACCAAGGCGGCGACGCGGCCGCGGCCGACCAGCTCGAGCCCGTCAACCAGTGAGGGGACCACGGCGCGGGGGACAGCCTGGTTGCCGGCGTCGATCGCGAGCCACTGGGACGCGTCGGGGTTGAACAGGTGCTCATCCAGCGCCAGCAGGGCCGGGGAGACACGCCGACCTGCATCAAGGTGTGCGGCATCGCCATGCGACGCCGGTACAGTTACCGGCAACAAATCTGCATACCTCCTCTCAGAGGCATCTCCCGGGAGAATCCAGCGCCAACTGGTTCCCGGTCTCACCAAGACGGTCAGGTCCCGCGCCAACGGGGCCTTTCGTCATTTCTGGGCCTACGGGCCGTCTCGGACGCTGCCGGCCTCGACCACCGCCTTCCGTACTCGCAGGGGCAGGAAGCTCATCGACCGGGCGCTACGCACCTGGACCGCGGCCTGGAGTCGAAGGTCGTCACCTCGAGGCGCAGAGGAGTGCTGAGCCGTGCGCGCGGCGACACGCCAGCGCGGGAATGAGTTCCGCGGCACGTGGGCCTGCTCTACAGTGGGCAGCACAACACCTCCTCGTGAGGATCAGACTTTGCGAATCCGGGCGGCAACCCGGTGAAGCTTCCGACTAGGCCCCGCGGCAACGGGGCCGTTGTCGTTTTCAGGGCACTGCCCTGACCCGATCAACCGGTCATCCGCAGCTGCTCTCCGGCCTCAGCCGCCTGCTGCCAGGCGCGGATGGCCTTCTTCTTGACGCGGGGCTGGAAGGGGACTCCGAAGCGGTCGCACAGGATCTTGGCGACGAAGTCGCCAAGGCTGTTGCCGCGACGCTCGGCCTCGGAGATAAGGATGTCGGCGGCCGCGCGGGGAATCATCGCGCGGTACTTCACGCGCCCATCAGCAACCGGCAGGGGATCAGGATGGTCATTGACCTCGCCGATCGGCACCTCGGCCGTGACGTTGAAGTGGTCCGAGACGGCCCAGCCGATGTAGTCGCCGATGTAGCAGCCGAGCTTGGTGGCTTCTGCCTTCACGAACTCCGCTGCTTCGGGCGGCATGCTCGTGAAGATCGTGTGCCGATCGCCCTTCGCTTTGCGTCCCATGCGAGATATCCAACCGTGGTCTGAGCGGTTCACCCCGCAACCTCGCGCGGACGGCGTGTTGCAAATTTCGCGAAATTTGAGGGCGCCGGCAGAGCTAGAGCGAAGGTGAATCGCCGGGCTTGGCCTGGGCATCCAGTCACAACCACTACAGCAACAGCAGTCCCACCAGATCGGACAGCACTTCCCGAGAAGATCCAGCCTCATCCGCAAGCGGCTCCTCTAGCGGCCCTTGGCGCGTGGGGGAGTGGGGCGACCGGTGACGTAGTCGATCCAGATCTTGCCGACCTCTTCAGCGCGCTCGATATTCGTGCTCCAGAGAACCGCCCTCCCACGCCCGCCAGGTCGGCGCTCGTCGGGAGGCACGTCGGCGACGACGAGTTCAAGGTCCTCGAGGATCGCGAGGTGTTTGCGAACCTGGCTGACGACGGTGCCGGTAGCTTCGGCTAGCTCGCGCACGCCGAGTGGGCGTTCAGCCAGTTGCCGGAGGATCTCGGTGCGGACGCTGTGCCCGATCGCGTCAATGATGACCTTCACCTCCGTCGGCATGTCGGGCGGTGCGGGCAGCGACGGCATGGAGCGCATTGTGCCCGACACTCGCATTCTGAAAGGGTCGTGTTACACGTCTGTTTGTGTGATGATGACCGTACCTCACAGTTCGGCTCGGTTGTGGGACCCACGGGAACCAGCGGAACGTCGGACTTGACGAGAGGACGGAGAATGGTGGCCTCCGGCTCGGGCCGGAGGCGGAAAGGGCGCTTGTCTTGGGAATGCGTCAGCTGTTGATGGCACCGGGGGTGGCAGCACCCGCGGTGCCTACTGATGTGTTGAGCATGGGCGGCGTGGCGTCGAGGTGCGGCGGTTGCCGACCGCAGTGCCCGTCACGTGGCTCAGGCTGCCAATCGCCACTGAGGGTGCGCTCTGCGGCCTCATCGACGCCGGCCCGCGCGGCATGGGTCGCAGATTGTTTCCGGGCCGGTGTCCGATCTCGCGTCTCGACGGTTGCCTTCTGTGGTGAGAGGGCAAACCAGCAGAGAAGAGACACCGTGGACCTGGCTATCGAGCGGACCGCCGTAATGGGCCGCTCACCCGACCGTCTTGTCAGCAGGGCGGCCTACCCTCGGGCTGGCAGACAGTCGCATACTCGGGAGGTTTGGTGCTGATGCGCCGTTTTCATCGCAACACCGTCGCGGCCCTGGCGGCCGCCGTGCTCATGCTCGGCGCAGCAGCATGCGGGGGAGAGGACGACCCGAAGGGCGGCGACGGGAACAGCCCGTCACCGACCACCAGCACCTCGCCCACGGAGGACGCCTCGCAGGCGTCGGACGCGTGGAAGAGCAAGTACACCAAGGCCCAGCTGACGTCCTACGAGGACGCCTTGGCCCGATGGAACGAGTACGAGCAGCGCTCCGCGCCGCTCTGGGCGCGGGGTAAGGCCACCGAGGCCGCGGCCAAGCTGTTCAAGAGCTACTTCCCCTCACCGTTCTGGCAGAGCCAGTACCGCCGCCTCGCCTCCTACGAGCAGGTTGACGTGAAGATCGAAGGGACGCCAGGCATCTACTGGTCCAAGGCCAAGAGCATCAGCGACAACGGCCTCAGCGTCGAAATCCAACAGTGCGTGGATAACACCCAGATCAAGGTCACCCAGCGGGGTAAGCCAGCCAAGCCGGTCCGCGCTCAACAGAAGCCAAACCTAAGGATCATCAGCCTCTCGAAGCCGGAGGGGCACGACTGGCTCATCTACGGCATCAAGGACGCATCGAGCGGGAAGCCGAAGCCATGCGAGCCCTGAGAGCAGTCGTCCTGATGTGCGGACTCGTGTTGAGCAGTCTGCTCGTACCGAGTGGCGCCGCACATGCTGGCGGCGGCGCGCCCAGCTGTCCCGCCGGTGAAACGCCGCAGCAGATTCCCGGTGGCTGGATCTGTGTCGTCGTGGTGAATCCGGGCACGCCCGGCGGCTCAGATAACGGGGGCAATACCGGCGGGTCCGGGTCGACCGGCGGCACTCCGGCGGTGTGCAACGACATCTACACCGGCGAGGAGGTGCCATGCACGGACCCGAACGCTGGCGCGTGGTTCCCGGGCGCGATGAACGGGGCAGGCTGCAACGCCTTCATGCTTTCTCCTCAGCCGCCGGCCGGAGACCCGATGTGGGAGGGCCATGATCCTTCCGAGGGCTCGGTGTGGGGATGCGACACCGACTTCGCCAACAACGGCAACACGTTCTTTGTCCCGAATGGGGAGGGCCCGACGGTCGTCGACCCGGCGGTGTTGGCTCAGCGGGCTCTGGGGCGAATGAAGTTGGTGTCGGCCGACGCCCAGATCGCTCCGGGGCCGGACTTCCACACCTACATCAACATCGATAACTGGCTGTGGCTGCCGGCCGGACAGTGGGAAACGCTGAGCCTGTCGGTGGCTGCTGGGCCGACGCGAGTGACGGTCACCGCGGCTCCGACGCGGGTGGACTGGAACATGGGCAACGGCGAGACGAAGCAGTGCACCGACGCGGGTCGGGAGTGGAAGAAGGGCATGGGTGACGCCGCGACGACCACGTGCAGTTACGCCTACACGTCGCTGAAGGACCCGGCCGGAGACAAGCACACCGTGTCCGCGCAACTCGTCTACTCCGTCACCTGGACCTGCTCCGGCACTTGCCTGACGCCCTCGGGTGACCTCGGCGAAGTCACGGCCCCCGCGGGCGACACGACAACTATTGAGGTGCGGCAGCGCCAGACGGTGGTGACCCATTGAGCACGACGACCAGTCCCCAGCGCACGAACAACGGCCAGTACGGCCTCGACCTCCGCTCCACGCTCGGCCAGGTAGGCCAGAAGGCACCGCGGCGTCTGGGCTCCTGGGCGGCCGCGATCCTCTTCGTCGTCCTAGTGGTGATCGGCCTGCTGGCACTGTTCCAGGCCCAAGGTGACAGGGTCGAAGTCCTCGAGGTCACCAAGCCAGTTCCGGCGGGCCAGGTGATCAAGGCCGGCGACGTCCACGCTATCCAAGTTGCCGGCGTGCCCGGAGCCATCAAGGCCTCCGACGTCGACACCGTGGTCGGGCAGCGGGCCGCCTCCGGTCTGGTTGAGGGTCAGATCCTCACTCCTGAGGCGGTGACCGGCGACCCGCTCCCGGGCGACGGCGAGCGGCTAGTCGCCCTCCAGCTTCCGCCGGGTCGGGTGCCGGGCGGTCTCGCTGCCGGGGATGTAGTGAACGTTCTCGCCGTGCCGCAGGAGGGCGCCGCGGCCTCCACGAACCAGCTGCAGGAGCCGCAGGTGCTGGCCGAGGGTGCGCGGGTGCAGTCTGTGGGCAGCACCGCCGAGGGCAACAAGGTCGTGACCGTGCTCGTCAAGGACGCAGTGTCCGATCCGGTCGCCGCGTACTCCGCCGCCGGCCAGGTGACGATCGTCCAGGCGCCGCTTGCGTCGGCCGAGGAGTGATCCCGGATGCTGTTCGCTGTTTGCGCTGACCGAGGCGCTCCGGGATCTTCCACGGTGGCCCGCGTCCTGGCGTCCGCGCGTGGCCTGCCTGCCGTGGTGGTCGGCGCCGACGCCTACGGCGACGACATGGCGTTGAGGGTGCTCCCTGATGGAAAGCACCCGATGCCGGAGACGCCGACCGTGCTCGGGATCGGGGCGGGGAAGTCAGCCGAGCGGCCACGACCCACCGGGCCAATAGTTCTCGCCGAGCAGGGCTCGAGGCCGAGGTACGAGGACCTGTGGCGCGAAGGTTCGCACGAGCTTTCGCCGCTCGTTCGGGTAGTGCCGGGATTCCAGACTGCCGAACAGGGTGCCTCTGCGTCGTGGCAGGTGCTGGCCGCTGCGCTCGAGGCGCAGAACGGTGCGGTGTTCGCCGATCTGGGTCGAATTCACACCGGCTCCCCGTCCATGCCGATCGCGGCTGCGGCCGACGCAATCATTCCCGTCTGCCGGGGCGACCAGATCTCGGTGCAGACGATGGTTGCCCGCCTGGAGCTGCTGGTGTCCGCGATCGCCGAGCGCAACCGTCGCCCACCCATCGTGGTGCCGGTCGTGATCGCGGACCGCAGGCACGGCGACGCGATCGCCCAAGCGGTCGCGAAGATCCTCAGCGACTCAGCCGTCGCAGCGGCGGTACGCGGCGTCGCGTGGCTGGCCTGGGACCCGGCCGGCGTGGCCGACCTGGACAACGGTCGCGACCCGTGGGAGAAGCCGCTACGAAAGTCCCCGCTGATGCGGTCGGCCCGCAAGGCGATGTGGCACCTGGGCCTTGCAACCGGGCTGGATCACGAAGAGCCGAACGTCAAGCCCGCCGGGGGCAAGTGCAAGCGGGCGCGAACAACTGCCTCGCCGGGTGAGCAGCTGCGTACCAACCACGCCGCCGAGCTCCCGCAGGCGGCAGCGCCGGCTCCGCCGCTCCAGCCAGGGTGGTCTCGTCAGGTTGCAAGCGGTGAGTCGAGCCCATCGCATGTGTCGCCGATCGAGGAGAGCCACCGATGACGGACCGGAATCGAGGGGCTGACCACACCTTGTTGCGGCGCCTGCAGGTGCAGGTCGGCGACCGGTTGGAGAAGGCCGTCACAGACCGCGCCCGAGCTGGCCAACCCGCCATGTCGGGCGAGGACGAGGAAGCGTTCAAGGCCGAGCTCGCCCACCAGGTGGTGGCCGAGTACGCCCGCGACCTGGCCGAGAAGGGTCAGGGCAGCATGCGATGGGAAGATACCCAAGACCTGATCAACGCTCTGAAGAGCTTGCTGTACGGGGCCGGTTCCCTCGACTCCCTGCTCCGCGACCAGCGGATCGAAGAGATCGTCATGAACGGCTGGAACACGGTCTTCTGCTACTACACCGATGGCACCAAGGCGAAGGTCGCACCGGTGTATGCCTCGAACGAGGAGATGATCGAGGCCATCCAGACCCTCGCCGCTCACGAGGGCCTGTCCGGGCGGGCGTTCGACAGCGCCAATACGCACGTGAACTTCCGTGTCACCTACGCCATCGACACCCCCGACGGCCCGCAGCCGGGCACGGCGCGCTTTCAGGCCGTCATGAGTGTGAGCACCGTCCCCACGGTCACGATCCGGCTGCATCCACAGCAGCGGCTCTTCCGGCTCAAGGACCTGGTCGCCAACGGCACCATGGATCAGCAGCTCGCGGATTTCCTGGCCGCGGCGGTGCGAGCGAAGAAGAACCTCATCATTGGCGGCGAGACCGCAGCCGGGAAGACTGTCCTGCTGCGTGCGTGCGCCGCCGAGATCGGCCCGGACGAACGGCTGATCACCATCGAACGTGCCCTCGAGCTCGGCCTGGAGGACGACGAGGACGCGCACCCCGACATCGTGGTGATGGAAGAGCGGCTGCCCAACGCGGAGGGCGAGGGTGCAGTCCCGATGCGGGATCTGCTGATGATCTCCAAGCGCATGCGTCCTGACCGGGTGATCGTCGGCGAGGTCCTCGGTCCCGAGATCCTCGTGATGTTGAACGCGATGATGCAGGGCAACGACGGCAGCCTGAGCACGATCCACTCGAACTCCTCGGAGGGGATCGTCGAGAACATCGTCTCCTACGCCATTCAGGCCCCGGAGCGGCTACCGCGCGAGGGTGCGATCAGCATGATCGCCAACGGCCTGGACTTCATGATCTTCATGAAGCGCTACCGCGGCGACGGAGAACAGCGCCGCGTCGTTCACTCTGTACGGGAGGTCGTCGGC
This sequence is a window from Paenarthrobacter aurescens TC1. Protein-coding genes within it:
- a CDS encoding hypothetical protein (identified by Glimmer2; putative), translating into MSLLCWFALSPQKATVETRDRTPARKQSATHAARAGVDEAAERTLSGDWQPEPRDGHCGRQPPHLDATPPMLNTSVGTAGAATPGAINS
- a CDS encoding putative Lipoprotein, whose amino-acid sequence is MRRFHRNTVAALAAAVLMLGAAACGGEDDPKGGDGNSPSPTTSTSPTEDASQASDAWKSKYTKAQLTSYEDALARWNEYEQRSAPLWARGKATEAAAKLFKSYFPSPFWQSQYRRLASYEQVDVKIEGTPGIYWSKAKSISDNGLSVEIQQCVDNTQIKVTQRGKPAKPVRAQQKPNLRIISLSKPEGHDWLIYGIKDASSGKPKPCEP
- a CDS encoding hypothetical protein (identified by Glimmer2; putative), whose protein sequence is MSTTTSPQRTNNGQYGLDLRSTLGQVGQKAPRRLGSWAAAILFVVLVVIGLLALFQAQGDRVEVLEVTKPVPAGQVIKAGDVHAIQVAGVPGAIKASDVDTVVGQRAASGLVEGQILTPEAVTGDPLPGDGERLVALQLPPGRVPGGLAAGDVVNVLAVPQEGAAASTNQLQEPQVLAEGARVQSVGSTAEGNKVVTVLVKDAVSDPVAAYSAAGQVTIVQAPLASAEE
- a CDS encoding hypothetical protein (identified by Glimmer2; putative); this encodes MLFAVCADRGAPGSSTVARVLASARGLPAVVVGADAYGDDMALRVLPDGKHPMPETPTVLGIGAGKSAERPRPTGPIVLAEQGSRPRYEDLWREGSHELSPLVRVVPGFQTAEQGASASWQVLAAALEAQNGAVFADLGRIHTGSPSMPIAAAADAIIPVCRGDQISVQTMVARLELLVSAIAERNRRPPIVVPVVIADRRHGDAIAQAVAKILSDSAVAAAVRGVAWLAWDPAGVADLDNGRDPWEKPLRKSPLMRSARKAMWHLGLATGLDHEEPNVKPAGGKCKRARTTASPGEQLRTNHAAELPQAAAPAPPLQPGWSRQVASGESSPSHVSPIEESHR
- a CDS encoding putative Type II/IV secretion system protein (identified by match to protein family HMM PF00437) — protein: MTDRNRGADHTLLRRLQVQVGDRLEKAVTDRARAGQPAMSGEDEEAFKAELAHQVVAEYARDLAEKGQGSMRWEDTQDLINALKSLLYGAGSLDSLLRDQRIEEIVMNGWNTVFCYYTDGTKAKVAPVYASNEEMIEAIQTLAAHEGLSGRAFDSANTHVNFRVTYAIDTPDGPQPGTARFQAVMSVSTVPTVTIRLHPQQRLFRLKDLVANGTMDQQLADFLAAAVRAKKNLIIGGETAAGKTVLLRACAAEIGPDERLITIERALELGLEDDEDAHPDIVVMEERLPNAEGEGAVPMRDLLMISKRMRPDRVIVGEVLGPEILVMLNAMMQGNDGSLSTIHSNSSEGIVENIVSYAIQAPERLPREGAISMIANGLDFMIFMKRYRGDGEQRRVVHSVREVVGYDDDGLKSNEIFKPGPDGMAMRDVEVGIRCVDDLRAAGYRDVNDPGRWA